A genomic window from Glycine soja cultivar W05 chromosome 10, ASM419377v2, whole genome shotgun sequence includes:
- the LOC114369326 gene encoding probable xyloglucan endotransglucosylase/hydrolase protein 10, whose translation MKNCPTALLIFFIGFVSSSLFQVSVASIVSTGDFNKDFFLIWSPTHVNTSADGHARSLKLDQESGSGFASNQMFLFGQIDMQIKLVPGDSAGTVLAYYLTSDQPNRDEIDFEFLGNVSGQPYILQTNIFADGTDNREERIYLWFDPTKDFHTYSVLWNMHQIVLMVDMIPIRVYRNHADKGVAFPRWQPMSLKATLWNGDSWATRGGQDKIDWTKGPFIASFRNYKIDACVWKGNPRFCRAASPTNWWNQYSSSTLTSTQRRWFKWVRKYHMIYDYCQDNERFQNNLPRECSLLKY comes from the exons ATGAAAAACTGCCCCACAGCACTACTTATCTTCTTCATTGGGTTTGTTTCCTCAAGTCTGTTTCAAGTTTCAGTTGCATCTATTGTTTCAACAGGAGATTTCAATAAGGACTTCTTTCTGATATGGTCTCCTACCCATGTGAACACGTCTGCTGATGGACATGCAAGAAGCTTGAAACTGGACCAAGAATCTG GATCTGGTTTTGCGTCAAACCAGATGTTTTTATTTGGGCAAATTGACATGCAAATCAAACTAGTGCCAGGTGATTCTGCAGGCACTGTCCTGGCCTATTAT CTTACCTCTGATCAACCTAATCGAGATGAGATAGACTTTGAGTTTCTTGGCAATGTCTCTGGGCAGCCATATATTctacaaacaaatattttcgCAGATGGAACTGACAATCGAGAGGAGAGGATTTATCTGTGGTTTGATCCAACAAAGGACTTCCATACTTATTCGGTGTTGTGGAATATGCACCAGATTGT GTTAATGGTGGATATGATTCCTATAAGAGTTTATAGAAACCATGCGGACAAGGGTGTGGCATTTCCTAGATGGCAGCCAATGAGTCTGAAAGCAACCTTGTGGAATGGTGATAGCTGGGCAACACGAGGTGGCCAAGATAAGATTGATTGGACAAAGGGTCCCTTCATAGCTTCATTCAGAAATTACAAGATTGATGCTTGTGTGTGGAAAGGGAACCCAAGGTTTTGCAGAGCAGCTAGCCCTACCAATTGGTGGAACCAATACAGCTCTAGCACACTTACGTCCACACAAAGAAGGTGGTTCAAATGGGTCAGGAAATACCACATGATTTATGATTACTGCCAAGACAATGAGAGGTTCCAAAACAATCTTCCAAGGGAATGCTCTCTTCTCAAGTATTGA